The following are encoded together in the Lactuca sativa cultivar Salinas chromosome 1, Lsat_Salinas_v11, whole genome shotgun sequence genome:
- the LOC111916802 gene encoding MDIS1-interacting receptor like kinase 2 isoform X1, with translation MNWLLMEKEKSVIVDIFLLLLATISLLPLVAYGSTDEVAALLKWKASLQLQNNNAVLSSWVPPLPNSQNAQTMATMFWCTWYGVSCNSDGSVTRLNLSSSGLTGTLNSFTFSSFPNLTYFELSENNFSGIIPAGISNLSKLVYLHFDSNHFSSMIPPEIGLLANLETLHLLENELIGSIPHEICNMKFLSELALYANALTGAIPFCLGNMTNLSYLFLNDNKLVGSIPYVLGNLSNLSELHLHNNSLTGTIPNSLGNLSNLTILNLFRNRIHGSIPPEIGSLSSLQWLNLNDNSLTGSIPNSLGRLQSLTLLRLYSNNLSGPIPEEFGNMISLVRLQVSYNLLNGSIPKSFGNLLNLQSLYLRNNQFSGPLPQELGNLKFVVLELSENKFSGSLPDNICNGRRLELLLVSQNKLTGTMPKSLYNCTSLVRVRFDGNQVTGNISEIFGVYPHLRFINLNDNKVYGELSDNWSKCKNLTTMQLGGNDISGSIPPSLGNSTQIEMLNLSFNHLVGEIPKEFVRMNRLLNLVLTSNRLSGALPAEVGSLSALSLLDLSLNNFTGPIPYTFGNCLNLFHVNLSNNKFTHEIPVQLEKLSHLSVLDLSRNSFTSNIPSQIASLSSLEKLNLSHNKLSGNIPNSMEAMNALWSIDVSYNELEGPIPNSKGFLNTSLEGLQGNKGLCGNITGLQQCDNDLIVENDKNRRQKLALIVSLPLLGALLLLSIFIGMVIFYYRRKKLSSTTKVIEDHVLDFFSISTFSGKEAYDEILKVTQEFNEAYCIGKGRCGAVYRAKLTSNKIVAVKRIHSSLDMVDRNSFLREVKALTEIRHRNIVKLYGYCLHTKHSFLIYEYLEGGNLYEMLRKEATQTLGWTKRVNIIKGIAYALSYMHHDCSPPIVHRDISSKNIMLDLEGEACVSDFGTSKILNPNSSNESALAGTFGYLAPELAYTMKVTEKCDVYSFGVLALEVIKGEHPGGIIASLSDGKMKKLQDMVDQHLPTASIEIKKVLTNVIILAIRCLNNNPEMRPTMYYVSQKISEDCKDVL, from the exons ATGAATTGGTTATTAATGGAGAAGGAGAAGAGTGTTATCGTCGATATATTTTTGCTTCTGCTTGCTACAATTTCCCTTTTACCCCTTGTAGCTTACGGTTCCACTGATGAAGTCGCTGCTCTTCTTAAATGGAAAGCTAGCCTGCAACTACAAAACAATAATGCAGTATTATCTTCATGGGTACCTCCTCTTCCCAACAGTCAAAACGCTCAAACAATGGCAACTATGTTTTGGTGCACTTGGTATGGCGTTTCGTGCAATTCTGATGGAAGCGTGACCAGATTGAACCTCTCATCCTCGGGATTAACTGGTACTCTAAATAGCTTCACGTTTTCATCATTTCCCAACCTTACATATTTTGAACTAAGCGAGAACAATTTTTCTGGGATCATCCCAGCTGGGATCAGCAACCTGTCCAAACTTGTTTATCTTCATTTTGATTCTAATCATTTTTCCAGCATGATACCTCCAGAAATTGGACTCTTGGCAAATCTTGAGACACTTCACTTGCTTGAAAATGAGTTAATTGGTTCAATCCCACATGAGATATGCAATATGAAGTTTCTTTCTGAGCTTGCTTTGTATGCCAATGCTCTTACTGGTGCCATTCCTTTCTGTCTAGGTAACATGACCAACCTCAGTTATCTATTTCTCAATGATAACAAACTCGTTGGTTCCATTCCTTATGTATTAGGAAACCTCTCAAATTTAAGTGAGCTGCATTTGCACAACAATTCTCTAACCGGGACCATTCCAAACTCTCTTGGAAATCTGAGCAATCTGACTATATTAAATCTGTTTCGCAATCGGATACATGGCTCCATTCCTCCTGAAATAGGTAGTTTGAGTTCGCTTCAATGGCTAAATCTTAACGATAATAGTCTCACAGGTTCAATCCCGAATTCTTTAGGCCGTCTTCAATCCCTTACCCTTCTGCGTCTCTATTCGAACAACCTTTCTGGTCCAATTCCCGAAGAGTTTGGAAACATGATATCCCTCGTCAGGCTGCAAGTAAGTTATAATCTGCTCAATGGTTCCATTCCAAAGTCATTTGGTAACCTCCTAAATTTACAGAGTTTGTATCTTAGAAATAACCAATTTTCTGGTCCTCTTCCACAAGAGTTGGGAAATCTCAAGTTTGTTGTGCTTGAACTTTCAGAAAATAAATTTTCAGGTTCTTTACCAGATAATATATGTAATGGAAGGAGATTAGAGTTGTTGCTTGTAAGTCAAAATAAACTGACAGGCACAATGCCCAAGAGCTTGTATAACTGTACAAGTCTAGTTAGAGTACGGTTCGATGGAAACCAGGTCACTGGAAATATATCCGAAATATTTGGTGTTTACCCTCACCTCCGATTCATCAATCTCAACGACAACAAGGTTTATGGGGAACTTTCTGACAACTGGAGTAAATGCAAAAATTTGACCACGATGCAACTTGGAGGAAATGATATCAGTGGTAGCATACCTCCATCTCTTGGTAATTCTACTCAAATAGAAATGCTTAATCTTTCGTTTAATCATTTGGTTGGGGAGATCCCAAAGGAATTTGTGAGGATGAATCGCTTATTGAATCTGGTTTTAACCAGTAACCGACTTTCGGGTGCACTACCAGCAGAAGTAGGATCGCTTAGTGCACTCTCTCTCTTGGACCTATCTTTGAATAATTTTACAGGGCCCATCCCTTATACTTTTGGGAATTGCTTAAATCTCTTTCATGTGAACTTGTCAAACAACAAATTTACACATGAAATTCCAGTACAATTAGAGAAATTGTCGCACTTGTCAGTTCTTGATCTCAGTCGCAATTCATTCACTTCAAATATACCATCACAAATTGCAAGTTTAAGTAGTTTAGAGAAGCTGAATCTCTCTCACAATAAACTCTCGGGCAATATCCCTAACTCCATGGAAGCAATGAATGCTTTGTGGAGCATTGACGTGTCCTACAATGAGTTGGAAGGTCCCATTCCCAACAGCAAAGGCTTTCTGAATACTTCTCTAGAAGGTTTACAAGGGAATAAAGGTTTGTGTGGTAACATCACTGGATTACAACAGTGCGACAACGATTTGATAGTGGAAAATGATAAGAACAGACGCCAAAAGCTTGCACTTATTGTTTCACTCCCTCTTCTCGGAGCACTTCTACTTCTTAGTATATTCATTGGAATGGTGATCTTCTATTACCGAAGAAAGAAGCTGTCATCAACAACAAAGGTCATAGAGGATCACGTCCTGGACTTCTTTTCCATATCAACTTTTAGCGGAAAGGAAGCATATGATGAAATCTTGAAGGTAACACAGGAGTTTAATGAAGCATATTGTATAGGAAAGGGAAGATGTGGAGCAGTGTACAGAGCAAAGTTGACATCAAATAAGATAGTTGCTGTTAAGAGAATTCATTCATCTTTGGATATGGTTGATCGTAATAGCTTTTTACGTGAGGTTAAGGCATTAACTGAAATAAGGCACAGGAATATTGTGAAGCTATATGGGTATTGTTTACATACAAAACACTCATTTTTGATTTATGAGTACCTGGAAGGAGGTAACTTGTATGAAATGTTGAGGAAAGAAGCTACTCAAACTTTGGGATGGACCAAGAGAGTGAATATAATCAAAGGCATCGCCTATGCTTTGTCATATATGCACCATGACTGCTCACCCCCAATAGTTCACCGAGACATCTCAAGCAAAAATATTATGTTGGACTTAGAGGGTGAAGCTTGTGTATCAGATTTTGGCACCTCCAAGATTTTGAATCCAAATTCTTCTAATGAGAGTGCTCTTGCTGGAACATTTGGATACCTTGCACCAG AACTTGCTTATACAATGAAGGTAACTGAAAAGTGTGACGTGTATAGTTTTGGGGTTCTAGCACTAGAAGTGATCAAAGGAGAACATCCAGGTGGTATCATTGCCTCTCTCTCAGATGGGAAGATGAAGAAGCTACAAGATATGGTTGATCAACACCTTCCAACCGCGTCGATAGAAATAAAGAAGGTGTTGACTAACGTTATAATTTTGGCAATAAGATGTTTGAATAATAATCCTGAAATGAGGCCAACAATGTATTATGTTTCCCAAAAGATTTCAGAAGATTGTAAAGATGTTTTGTAA
- the LOC111916802 gene encoding MDIS1-interacting receptor like kinase 2 isoform X2, with translation MNWLLMEKEKSVIVDIFLLLLATISLLPLVAYGSTDEVAALLKWKASLQLQNNNAVLSSWVPPLPNSQNAQTMATMFWCTWYGVSCNSDGSVTRLNLSSSGLTGTLNSFTFSSFPNLTYFELSENNFSGIIPAGISNLSKLVYLHFDSNHFSSMIPPEIGLLANLETLHLLENELIGSIPHEICNMKFLSELALYANALTGAIPFCLGNMTNLSYLFLNDNKLVGSIPYVLGNLSNLSELHLHNNSLTGTIPNSLGNLSNLTILNLFRNRIHGSIPPEIGRLQSLTLLRLYSNNLSGPIPEEFGNMISLVRLQVSYNLLNGSIPKSFGNLLNLQSLYLRNNQFSGPLPQELGNLKFVVLELSENKFSGSLPDNICNGRRLELLLVSQNKLTGTMPKSLYNCTSLVRVRFDGNQVTGNISEIFGVYPHLRFINLNDNKVYGELSDNWSKCKNLTTMQLGGNDISGSIPPSLGNSTQIEMLNLSFNHLVGEIPKEFVRMNRLLNLVLTSNRLSGALPAEVGSLSALSLLDLSLNNFTGPIPYTFGNCLNLFHVNLSNNKFTHEIPVQLEKLSHLSVLDLSRNSFTSNIPSQIASLSSLEKLNLSHNKLSGNIPNSMEAMNALWSIDVSYNELEGPIPNSKGFLNTSLEGLQGNKGLCGNITGLQQCDNDLIVENDKNRRQKLALIVSLPLLGALLLLSIFIGMVIFYYRRKKLSSTTKVIEDHVLDFFSISTFSGKEAYDEILKVTQEFNEAYCIGKGRCGAVYRAKLTSNKIVAVKRIHSSLDMVDRNSFLREVKALTEIRHRNIVKLYGYCLHTKHSFLIYEYLEGGNLYEMLRKEATQTLGWTKRVNIIKGIAYALSYMHHDCSPPIVHRDISSKNIMLDLEGEACVSDFGTSKILNPNSSNESALAGTFGYLAPELAYTMKVTEKCDVYSFGVLALEVIKGEHPGGIIASLSDGKMKKLQDMVDQHLPTASIEIKKVLTNVIILAIRCLNNNPEMRPTMYYVSQKISEDCKDVL, from the exons ATGAATTGGTTATTAATGGAGAAGGAGAAGAGTGTTATCGTCGATATATTTTTGCTTCTGCTTGCTACAATTTCCCTTTTACCCCTTGTAGCTTACGGTTCCACTGATGAAGTCGCTGCTCTTCTTAAATGGAAAGCTAGCCTGCAACTACAAAACAATAATGCAGTATTATCTTCATGGGTACCTCCTCTTCCCAACAGTCAAAACGCTCAAACAATGGCAACTATGTTTTGGTGCACTTGGTATGGCGTTTCGTGCAATTCTGATGGAAGCGTGACCAGATTGAACCTCTCATCCTCGGGATTAACTGGTACTCTAAATAGCTTCACGTTTTCATCATTTCCCAACCTTACATATTTTGAACTAAGCGAGAACAATTTTTCTGGGATCATCCCAGCTGGGATCAGCAACCTGTCCAAACTTGTTTATCTTCATTTTGATTCTAATCATTTTTCCAGCATGATACCTCCAGAAATTGGACTCTTGGCAAATCTTGAGACACTTCACTTGCTTGAAAATGAGTTAATTGGTTCAATCCCACATGAGATATGCAATATGAAGTTTCTTTCTGAGCTTGCTTTGTATGCCAATGCTCTTACTGGTGCCATTCCTTTCTGTCTAGGTAACATGACCAACCTCAGTTATCTATTTCTCAATGATAACAAACTCGTTGGTTCCATTCCTTATGTATTAGGAAACCTCTCAAATTTAAGTGAGCTGCATTTGCACAACAATTCTCTAACCGGGACCATTCCAAACTCTCTTGGAAATCTGAGCAATCTGACTATATTAAATCTGTTTCGCAATCGGATACATGGCTCCATTCCTCCTGAAATAG GCCGTCTTCAATCCCTTACCCTTCTGCGTCTCTATTCGAACAACCTTTCTGGTCCAATTCCCGAAGAGTTTGGAAACATGATATCCCTCGTCAGGCTGCAAGTAAGTTATAATCTGCTCAATGGTTCCATTCCAAAGTCATTTGGTAACCTCCTAAATTTACAGAGTTTGTATCTTAGAAATAACCAATTTTCTGGTCCTCTTCCACAAGAGTTGGGAAATCTCAAGTTTGTTGTGCTTGAACTTTCAGAAAATAAATTTTCAGGTTCTTTACCAGATAATATATGTAATGGAAGGAGATTAGAGTTGTTGCTTGTAAGTCAAAATAAACTGACAGGCACAATGCCCAAGAGCTTGTATAACTGTACAAGTCTAGTTAGAGTACGGTTCGATGGAAACCAGGTCACTGGAAATATATCCGAAATATTTGGTGTTTACCCTCACCTCCGATTCATCAATCTCAACGACAACAAGGTTTATGGGGAACTTTCTGACAACTGGAGTAAATGCAAAAATTTGACCACGATGCAACTTGGAGGAAATGATATCAGTGGTAGCATACCTCCATCTCTTGGTAATTCTACTCAAATAGAAATGCTTAATCTTTCGTTTAATCATTTGGTTGGGGAGATCCCAAAGGAATTTGTGAGGATGAATCGCTTATTGAATCTGGTTTTAACCAGTAACCGACTTTCGGGTGCACTACCAGCAGAAGTAGGATCGCTTAGTGCACTCTCTCTCTTGGACCTATCTTTGAATAATTTTACAGGGCCCATCCCTTATACTTTTGGGAATTGCTTAAATCTCTTTCATGTGAACTTGTCAAACAACAAATTTACACATGAAATTCCAGTACAATTAGAGAAATTGTCGCACTTGTCAGTTCTTGATCTCAGTCGCAATTCATTCACTTCAAATATACCATCACAAATTGCAAGTTTAAGTAGTTTAGAGAAGCTGAATCTCTCTCACAATAAACTCTCGGGCAATATCCCTAACTCCATGGAAGCAATGAATGCTTTGTGGAGCATTGACGTGTCCTACAATGAGTTGGAAGGTCCCATTCCCAACAGCAAAGGCTTTCTGAATACTTCTCTAGAAGGTTTACAAGGGAATAAAGGTTTGTGTGGTAACATCACTGGATTACAACAGTGCGACAACGATTTGATAGTGGAAAATGATAAGAACAGACGCCAAAAGCTTGCACTTATTGTTTCACTCCCTCTTCTCGGAGCACTTCTACTTCTTAGTATATTCATTGGAATGGTGATCTTCTATTACCGAAGAAAGAAGCTGTCATCAACAACAAAGGTCATAGAGGATCACGTCCTGGACTTCTTTTCCATATCAACTTTTAGCGGAAAGGAAGCATATGATGAAATCTTGAAGGTAACACAGGAGTTTAATGAAGCATATTGTATAGGAAAGGGAAGATGTGGAGCAGTGTACAGAGCAAAGTTGACATCAAATAAGATAGTTGCTGTTAAGAGAATTCATTCATCTTTGGATATGGTTGATCGTAATAGCTTTTTACGTGAGGTTAAGGCATTAACTGAAATAAGGCACAGGAATATTGTGAAGCTATATGGGTATTGTTTACATACAAAACACTCATTTTTGATTTATGAGTACCTGGAAGGAGGTAACTTGTATGAAATGTTGAGGAAAGAAGCTACTCAAACTTTGGGATGGACCAAGAGAGTGAATATAATCAAAGGCATCGCCTATGCTTTGTCATATATGCACCATGACTGCTCACCCCCAATAGTTCACCGAGACATCTCAAGCAAAAATATTATGTTGGACTTAGAGGGTGAAGCTTGTGTATCAGATTTTGGCACCTCCAAGATTTTGAATCCAAATTCTTCTAATGAGAGTGCTCTTGCTGGAACATTTGGATACCTTGCACCAG AACTTGCTTATACAATGAAGGTAACTGAAAAGTGTGACGTGTATAGTTTTGGGGTTCTAGCACTAGAAGTGATCAAAGGAGAACATCCAGGTGGTATCATTGCCTCTCTCTCAGATGGGAAGATGAAGAAGCTACAAGATATGGTTGATCAACACCTTCCAACCGCGTCGATAGAAATAAAGAAGGTGTTGACTAACGTTATAATTTTGGCAATAAGATGTTTGAATAATAATCCTGAAATGAGGCCAACAATGTATTATGTTTCCCAAAAGATTTCAGAAGATTGTAAAGATGTTTTGTAA
- the LOC111916802 gene encoding MDIS1-interacting receptor like kinase 2 isoform X6, translating into MNWLLMEKEKSVIVDIFLLLLATISLLPLVAYGSTDEVAALLKWKASLQLQNNNAVLSSWVPPLPNSQNAQTMATMFWCTWYGVSCNSDGSVTRLNLSSSGLTGTLNSFTFSSFPNLTYFELSENNFSGIIPAGISNLSKLVYLHFDSNHFSSMIPPEIGLLANLETLHLLENELIGSIPHEICNMKFLSELALYANALTGAIPFCLGNMTNLSYLFLNDNKLVGSIPYVLGNLSNLSELHLHNNSLTGTIPNSLGNLSNLTILNLFRNRIHGSIPPEIGSLSSLQWLNLNDNSLTGSIPNSLGRLQSLTLLRLYSNNLSGPIPEEFGNMISLVRLQVSYNLLNGSIPKSFGNLLNLQSLYLRNNQFSGPLPQELGNLKFVVLELSENKFSGSLPDNICNGRRLELLLVSQNKLTGTMPKSLYNCTSLVRVRFDGNQVTGNISEIFGVYPHLRFINLNDNKVYGELSDNWSKCKNLTTMQLGGNDISGSIPPSLGNSTQIEMLNLSFNHLVGEIPKEFVRMNRLLNLVLTSNRLSGALPAEVGSLSALSLLDLSLNNFTGPIPYTFGNCLNLFHVNLSNNKFTHEIPVQLEKLSHLSVLDLSRNSFTSNIPSQIASLSSLEKLNLSHNKLSGNIPNSMEAMNALWSIDVSYNELEGPIPNSKGFLNTSLEGLQGNKGLCGNITGLQQCDNDLIVENDKNRRQKLALIVSLPLLGALLLLSIFIGMVIFYYRRKKLSSTTKVIEDHVLDFFSISTFSGKEAYDEILKVTQEFNEAYCIGKGRCGAVYRAKLTSNKIVAVKRIHSSLDMVDRNSFLREVTCMKC; encoded by the exons ATGAATTGGTTATTAATGGAGAAGGAGAAGAGTGTTATCGTCGATATATTTTTGCTTCTGCTTGCTACAATTTCCCTTTTACCCCTTGTAGCTTACGGTTCCACTGATGAAGTCGCTGCTCTTCTTAAATGGAAAGCTAGCCTGCAACTACAAAACAATAATGCAGTATTATCTTCATGGGTACCTCCTCTTCCCAACAGTCAAAACGCTCAAACAATGGCAACTATGTTTTGGTGCACTTGGTATGGCGTTTCGTGCAATTCTGATGGAAGCGTGACCAGATTGAACCTCTCATCCTCGGGATTAACTGGTACTCTAAATAGCTTCACGTTTTCATCATTTCCCAACCTTACATATTTTGAACTAAGCGAGAACAATTTTTCTGGGATCATCCCAGCTGGGATCAGCAACCTGTCCAAACTTGTTTATCTTCATTTTGATTCTAATCATTTTTCCAGCATGATACCTCCAGAAATTGGACTCTTGGCAAATCTTGAGACACTTCACTTGCTTGAAAATGAGTTAATTGGTTCAATCCCACATGAGATATGCAATATGAAGTTTCTTTCTGAGCTTGCTTTGTATGCCAATGCTCTTACTGGTGCCATTCCTTTCTGTCTAGGTAACATGACCAACCTCAGTTATCTATTTCTCAATGATAACAAACTCGTTGGTTCCATTCCTTATGTATTAGGAAACCTCTCAAATTTAAGTGAGCTGCATTTGCACAACAATTCTCTAACCGGGACCATTCCAAACTCTCTTGGAAATCTGAGCAATCTGACTATATTAAATCTGTTTCGCAATCGGATACATGGCTCCATTCCTCCTGAAATAGGTAGTTTGAGTTCGCTTCAATGGCTAAATCTTAACGATAATAGTCTCACAGGTTCAATCCCGAATTCTTTAGGCCGTCTTCAATCCCTTACCCTTCTGCGTCTCTATTCGAACAACCTTTCTGGTCCAATTCCCGAAGAGTTTGGAAACATGATATCCCTCGTCAGGCTGCAAGTAAGTTATAATCTGCTCAATGGTTCCATTCCAAAGTCATTTGGTAACCTCCTAAATTTACAGAGTTTGTATCTTAGAAATAACCAATTTTCTGGTCCTCTTCCACAAGAGTTGGGAAATCTCAAGTTTGTTGTGCTTGAACTTTCAGAAAATAAATTTTCAGGTTCTTTACCAGATAATATATGTAATGGAAGGAGATTAGAGTTGTTGCTTGTAAGTCAAAATAAACTGACAGGCACAATGCCCAAGAGCTTGTATAACTGTACAAGTCTAGTTAGAGTACGGTTCGATGGAAACCAGGTCACTGGAAATATATCCGAAATATTTGGTGTTTACCCTCACCTCCGATTCATCAATCTCAACGACAACAAGGTTTATGGGGAACTTTCTGACAACTGGAGTAAATGCAAAAATTTGACCACGATGCAACTTGGAGGAAATGATATCAGTGGTAGCATACCTCCATCTCTTGGTAATTCTACTCAAATAGAAATGCTTAATCTTTCGTTTAATCATTTGGTTGGGGAGATCCCAAAGGAATTTGTGAGGATGAATCGCTTATTGAATCTGGTTTTAACCAGTAACCGACTTTCGGGTGCACTACCAGCAGAAGTAGGATCGCTTAGTGCACTCTCTCTCTTGGACCTATCTTTGAATAATTTTACAGGGCCCATCCCTTATACTTTTGGGAATTGCTTAAATCTCTTTCATGTGAACTTGTCAAACAACAAATTTACACATGAAATTCCAGTACAATTAGAGAAATTGTCGCACTTGTCAGTTCTTGATCTCAGTCGCAATTCATTCACTTCAAATATACCATCACAAATTGCAAGTTTAAGTAGTTTAGAGAAGCTGAATCTCTCTCACAATAAACTCTCGGGCAATATCCCTAACTCCATGGAAGCAATGAATGCTTTGTGGAGCATTGACGTGTCCTACAATGAGTTGGAAGGTCCCATTCCCAACAGCAAAGGCTTTCTGAATACTTCTCTAGAAGGTTTACAAGGGAATAAAGGTTTGTGTGGTAACATCACTGGATTACAACAGTGCGACAACGATTTGATAGTGGAAAATGATAAGAACAGACGCCAAAAGCTTGCACTTATTGTTTCACTCCCTCTTCTCGGAGCACTTCTACTTCTTAGTATATTCATTGGAATGGTGATCTTCTATTACCGAAGAAAGAAGCTGTCATCAACAACAAAGGTCATAGAGGATCACGTCCTGGACTTCTTTTCCATATCAACTTTTAGCGGAAAGGAAGCATATGATGAAATCTTGAAGGTAACACAGGAGTTTAATGAAGCATATTGTATAGGAAAGGGAAGATGTGGAGCAGTGTACAGAGCAAAGTTGACATCAAATAAGATAGTTGCTGTTAAGAGAATTCATTCATCTTTGGATATGGTTGATCGTAATAGCTTTTTACGTGAG GTAACTTGTATGAAATGTTGA